The Candidatus Krumholzibacteriia bacterium genome includes a region encoding these proteins:
- a CDS encoding glycosyltransferase family 4 protein, giving the protein MQRDSSNSAIKRICFIGNYLPRQCGIATFTTDLCEAIAGQYSKTSCIALPVNDVETGYAYPPRVRFELTEKDIESYRRAADFLNINNVDVVCLQHEYGIFGGRAGSHILALLRELRMPIVTTLHTILRNPDPDQLRVLREIAALSDRVVVMSHRGAEFLRDIYDVTPDKIDEIPHGIPDVPFVDPSFHKDLFGVEGKTVLLSFGLLSPNKGIENVIAALPAILARHPDVVYMILGATHPHVRRNDGELYRLSLQWMAQDKGVEGQVIFLNRFVSLEELLEFISAADIYVTPYLDEAQITSGTLAYTVGAGKAVISTPYWYAQELLADGRGALVPFRDPAALAAKVSDLLDDDATRHAMRKKAYLFGRAMIWPVVASRYMESFARARTERRYFASTDFAVKPLDKRPGELPPLKLDHLHHMTDETGMLQHAIFTVPNYREGYTTDDNARALMVSALLEALGNREAVELASRYLAFILFAFHDENGRFRNFMDYQRNWLEDVGSDDSHGRTLWALGTVLGHSNSPSLHSMAGKVFERALPAILKTTSPRAWAFALLGIQEYLQRFAGDRRVGQVRKELADRLLTLYKDHRTDEWRWFEDRLTYCNAALPHALLLCGRAIPDAEMTEAGLESLNWLADLQRADTDSHHFVPVGSNGFYPMGGERALFDQQPVEAQAMVSACLEAQRLTGDKRWRKEARRAFEWFLGRNDLNLPIYDPTTGGCRDGLHPDRVNENQGAESTLAFLQSLLELRLAQSTPVEATPAPAVQETPKPKVQPSEKTPSATV; this is encoded by the coding sequence ATGCAGCGCGACTCCAGCAACTCCGCCATCAAGCGCATCTGCTTTATTGGCAACTATTTGCCGCGACAATGTGGCATCGCCACCTTCACCACCGATTTGTGCGAGGCGATCGCCGGACAGTACAGCAAGACCTCCTGCATCGCCCTCCCGGTGAACGATGTCGAGACCGGTTACGCCTATCCGCCCCGGGTCCGTTTTGAACTGACGGAAAAGGACATCGAATCCTATCGTCGCGCGGCGGATTTTCTCAATATCAACAACGTCGATGTCGTGTGTCTGCAGCACGAGTACGGCATCTTTGGCGGACGGGCGGGGAGCCACATTCTTGCTCTCCTGCGCGAATTGCGCATGCCCATCGTCACCACGCTTCACACCATCCTGCGCAACCCCGACCCCGATCAGCTGCGGGTCCTGCGGGAAATAGCAGCCCTGTCCGATCGGGTGGTCGTGATGAGCCATCGCGGAGCCGAATTCCTGCGGGATATCTATGATGTGACACCCGACAAGATCGATGAGATCCCCCACGGCATCCCGGATGTTCCATTTGTGGATCCGAGTTTCCACAAGGATCTGTTCGGCGTCGAAGGCAAGACCGTTCTGCTGAGCTTTGGGCTGCTGTCTCCCAACAAGGGGATCGAGAACGTGATCGCGGCGCTGCCCGCCATCCTGGCCCGGCACCCCGACGTTGTGTACATGATTCTCGGTGCCACCCACCCGCACGTGCGGCGAAATGACGGCGAGCTGTACCGCTTGTCACTGCAGTGGATGGCCCAGGACAAGGGCGTTGAAGGCCAGGTGATCTTCCTCAATCGCTTTGTGAGCCTGGAGGAACTGCTCGAGTTCATAAGCGCCGCGGACATCTACGTCACGCCTTATCTCGATGAAGCGCAGATTACGTCGGGAACGCTGGCCTACACCGTGGGAGCGGGCAAGGCGGTGATTTCGACGCCGTACTGGTACGCGCAGGAGTTGCTGGCCGATGGTCGCGGAGCGCTGGTCCCGTTTCGTGATCCCGCCGCGCTGGCCGCGAAGGTGAGCGACCTGCTGGACGACGATGCGACGCGTCACGCCATGCGCAAGAAGGCGTATCTGTTCGGGAGGGCGATGATCTGGCCGGTGGTGGCGAGCCGCTACATGGAGAGTTTTGCCCGCGCCCGCACGGAGCGCCGCTACTTTGCCTCGACGGACTTTGCGGTGAAGCCGCTCGACAAGCGTCCCGGCGAACTTCCGCCACTGAAACTCGATCACCTGCACCACATGACGGACGAGACCGGCATGCTGCAGCACGCGATCTTCACCGTGCCCAACTATCGCGAGGGCTACACCACCGACGACAACGCCCGCGCGCTCATGGTGAGTGCCCTGCTGGAAGCGCTGGGCAACCGGGAAGCCGTCGAACTTGCCTCCCGCTATCTCGCGTTCATCCTGTTCGCGTTCCACGACGAGAACGGCCGCTTTCGCAACTTCATGGATTACCAGCGCAACTGGCTGGAAGACGTCGGCTCAGACGACAGTCACGGCCGCACCTTGTGGGCGCTGGGCACGGTGTTGGGCCATTCCAACTCGCCATCCCTGCACAGCATGGCCGGGAAGGTATTCGAGCGGGCCCTGCCCGCCATCCTCAAGACCACCAGCCCGCGCGCGTGGGCCTTCGCGCTCCTCGGCATCCAGGAGTATCTGCAACGCTTTGCGGGCGACCGCCGGGTCGGCCAGGTGCGCAAGGAACTGGCGGACCGGTTGCTGACGCTGTACAAGGACCACCGCACGGACGAATGGCGCTGGTTCGAAGACCGGCTGACGTACTGCAACGCTGCGCTCCCGCATGCCCTGCTTCTGTGTGGCCGGGCGATACCCGACGCCGAGATGACAGAGGCGGGCCTGGAATCGTTGAACTGGCTGGCCGACCTGCAACGCGCGGACACGGACAGCCATCACTTTGTTCCCGTCGGTTCGAACGGATTCTATCCGATGGGGGGAGAGCGGGCGCTGTTTGATCAGCAGCCGGTGGAGGCCCAGGCGATGGTATCCGCGTGCCTGGAAGCGCAGCGGTTGACAGGCGACAAACGGTGGCGCAAGGAGGCCCGCCGCGCCTTCGAGTGGTTCCTCGGGCGTAACGATCTCAATTTGCCCATCTACGATCCCACCACCGGCGGGTGCCGGGACGGCCTGCATCCCGACCGGGTAAACGAGAACCAGGGCGCCGAGTCAACGCTGGCGTTTCTGCAATCCTTGCTGGAGCTGCGACTGGCACAGAGTACGCCTGTCGAGGCAACGCCCGCACCTGCCGTTCAAGAAACCCCCAAACCCAAGGTACAACCGAGTGAAAAGACACCATCCGCAACTGTTTGA